From the genome of Drosophila melanogaster chromosome 2L, one region includes:
- the CG9316 gene encoding uncharacterized protein — protein sequence MPKAKTHSRSVKTPFPVRSNRPGGVQKSEPSPSPSPLCRTSLLDLPEDIIRLVLEFLPRITDKVLLACVAPKFRAAFEGWARVQRNALDMVSLETVPLPQLIRFFKVAGPFIRVLQVDCASYQKESLLVEFVKEYCPNLEEISYSNATDEFHYRSIMSKMTHLKRVTIECLDAEDVLNFDMQPNQELEFFELVNGCYTGQNLCGFPNLKTLVLRDCLLWNSMEFGIPLKSLHTLDLDDCCFEVMNVSLYQKIAESCTNLVELIFSGCDTNFEVIANLPKLERCTLKTWMTSNELNIGFLTVLAEKRGNKLTHLHLSGQFNITNEHARCLGQLSSLTDLRFSNNDILDDDHFKFFNDLSQLERFGLTACGRVMDVGMMRMLRKCPQLKVIDLTDCEQITEEFVIQAIGFCSKGSGRDVVLNVKGTMIRRPILTHPDYVNSLNRLKVNFI from the exons ATGCCTAAGGCGAAAACGCATTCGAGATCAGTGAAGACTCCATTCCCAGTTCGCTCCAATCGCCCGGGTGGAGTCCAAAAAAGTgagccatcgccatcgccatcgccattaTGCAGGACCAGTCTGCTTGATCTGCCGGAGGACATCATCCGACTGGTTCTCGAGTTTCTGCCCAGGATTACCGATAAGGTTCTGCTGGCCTGTGTGGCGCCCAAGTTCCGAGCGGCCTTCGAGGGCTGGGCGAGAGTGCAACGAAATGCTTTGGACATGGTTAGTCTGGAGACGGTGCCTCTGCCGCAATTGATCAGGTTCTTCAAGGTGGCGGGACCCTTCATCAGAGTCCTTCAAGTGGACTGTGCGTCCTACCAAAAGGAGTCCCTGCTGGTGGAGTTCGTAAAGGAATACTGCCCCAATCTGGAGGAGATTAGTTACTCGAACGCCACCGATGAGTTTCACTACCGATCGATTATGTCCAAAATGACGCACTTGAAACGGGTGACTATTGAGTGTTTGGATGCAGAGGATGTGCTCAACTTTGATATGCAGCCCAACCAGGAGCTGGAGTTTTTTGAACTGGTTAATGGTTGCTATACAG GCCAAAATCTCTGCGGTTTTCCCAATCTCAAAACTTTGGTCCTTCGAGACTGTCTGCTATGGAACTCGATGGAGTTTGGAATTCCGCTTAAGTCGTTGCACACTTTGGATCTCGACGACTGTTGTTTCGAGGTTATGAATGTGAGCTTGTACCAGAAAATCGCCGAGAGCTGCACGAACTTGGTGGAACTGATCTTCTCCGGCTGCGACACCAACTTCGAGGTAATCGCCAACCTGCCCAAGCTGGAGCGCTGTACACTGAAAACCTGGATGACCTCCAACGAGCTGAATATTGGGTTCCTTACGGTTCTGGCAGAGAAACGAGGAAACAAGCTCACCCATCTGCACCTATCCGGTCAGTTCAATATCACCAATGAGCACGCCAGGTGCCTGGGACAGTTGAGTAGCCTCACGGATCTGCGGTTCAGCAACAACGATATCCTGGACGACGATCACTTCAAGTTCTTCAACGATCTCAGCCAGCTGGAGCGATTTGGTCTGACCGCGTGCGGTCGGGTGATGGACGTGGGGATGATGAGGATGTTGCGGAAGTGTCCCCAGTTGAAAGTTATTGATTTGACCGATTGCGAGCAGATCACCGAGGAGTTTGTGATCCAGGCCATTGGATTCTGCTCGAAGGGATCAGGTCGTGATGTGGTGCTCAATGTAAAGGGAACCATGATCAGGCGGCCTATATTGACG CATCCGGATTACGTGAATTCCTTGAATCGTCTAAaggttaattttatttaa
- the CarT gene encoding carcinine transporter, isoform C yields the protein MSDIEDNDGDEYDELSELRQRHKPESQPSVDEAFDLDDLLPTIGEFGKYQKLLVFGICLPACIPCGFCAFNQLFMADTPDDYWCRIPELLDLPLEQRKSLSIPKELDNDELVYSKCYTYGVNWTQLLESGEEDDLTTMEPNASWPLIKCPQGWEYNTSVVWSSIVIDFDLVCDQDIYPTIGLAALNTGGPVGVYLFGLLNDRGGRRLSYFVCLATLLAGSLMTSLSKDFWTWAGSRVIVGLTIPAVYQIPFIISLELVGENYRSFVTVMTCTFYTSGIMLLSGVTYLERDWVRLSYITSLPFYAYFLYMFVMPESPRWLLMRGRLEEALKILERMAKVNGREFPEAVHLKLEAQIRRDKLKKQKKKMANVGLADLCRTPNMRLKTILITLSWFANETVYLGLSYYGPALGTNQYVSFFLSAVVELPSYLCCWYFMDTWGRRWPLSLSMILGGVACVITVMLPDDAVDETLVLYLVSKALLSASFLIIYPFAGELYPTQVRGIGIGASSYIGGLGLIGIPFITYLGKDNLKLPLVIMGFLSMLGGMTGLRLPETLHHRLPQTIEEGEEFGKNWQFKDCCRCAQKPEILSQPASYENLDVLAGSSTNASEVELELRDSRRVREPAPRIDERTPLDTTASGSGRPVHRPSMKRLVRQMSVMDTQRTHDGTMQLTHWI from the exons ATGTCAGATATTGAGGACAACGATGGGGACGAATACGATGAACTTTCGGAGCTGCGACAACGCCACAAGCCCGAATCCCAGCCCTCGGTGGAT GAGGCCTTCGATCTGGACGACCTTCTGCCCACCATTGGCGAATTCGGCAAATACCAGAAGCTCTTGGTTTTCGGAATTTGCCTGCCCGCCTGCATACCGTGCGGTTTTTGTGCGTTTAACCAGTTGTTTATGGCTGATACTCCGGATGACTATTGGTGTCGCATCCCGGAGCTACTCGACTTGCCCCTGGAGCAGCGAAAATCGCTGTCCATACCCAAGGAACTG GATAACGACGAACTGGTCTACAGCAAATGTTATACCTACGGAGTCAACTGGACGCAGCTCCTTGAATCGGGGGAAGAGGATGACCTGACGACCATGGAGCCGAATGCCAGTTGGCCACTGATCAAGTGCCCCCAGGGATGGGAGTACAACACAAGCGTCGTCTGGTCCTCCATTGTGATTGAT TTCGATCTAGTGTGCGATCAGGATATTTATCCTACGATTGGATTGGCTGCTCTTAATACTGGCGGTCCAGTGGGAGTCTATCTTTTCGGATTACTCAATGATCGTGGTGGACGAAGGCTCTCCTATTTCGTCTGTTTGGCCACTTTGCTGGCTGGCAGCCTAATGACTTCGCTGAGCAAGGATTTTTGGACTTGGGCCGGCAGTCGAGTCATCGTAGGACTGACCATTCCAGCTGTCTACCAGATACCATTTATAATAT CTCTGGAACTGGTGGGTGAAAACTATCGATCCTTCGTGACTGTGATGACGTGCACCTTTTACACTTCGGGCATCATGCTCCTGTCCGGCGTCACTTATCTGGAGCGGGATTGGGTGCGCCTCTCCTACATCACATCCCTGCCGTTTTACGCCTATTTCCTGTACATGTTCGTCATGCCGGAATCACCGAGATGGCTTTTGATGCGCGGTCGCCTGGAGGAGGCTCTCAAGATTCTGGAGCGCATGGCAAAGGTCAATGGCAGAGAGTTTCCCGAGGCTGTGCATCTCAAGCTGGAGGCTCAGATACGACGGGATAAGCTCaagaagcaaaagaaaaagatgGCCAATGTGGGGCTAGCAGATCTCTGTCGCACCCCCAATATGCGCTTAAAGACCATCCTAATCACGCTGAGTTGGTTTGCCAATGAGACGGTTTATCTGGGACTCAGTTATTACGGACCAGCGCTGGGCACCAATCAGTATGTCAGCTTCTTTCTGTCGGCTGTTGTGGAGCTGCCGAGCTATTTGTGCTGCTGGTACTTCATGGATACCTGGGGCAGAAGATGGCCATTGAGCTTATCAATGATATTGGG TGGCGTGGCCTGTGTGATCACTGTAATGTTGCCCGATGATGCCGTGGATGAGACCCTTGTGCTGTATCTAGTATCCAAAGCCTTGCTATCCGCCTCCTTCCTGATCATATACCCCTTTGCCGGGGAACTTTATCCCACTCAGGTTCGGGGTATCGGCATTGGTGCTTCCAGTTATATTGGAGGATTGGGTCTCATTGGCATACCTTTTATTACCTACTTGGGAAAGGACAATCTTAAACTGCCCTTGGTCATCATGGGCTTCCTTTCGATGCTGGGCGGCATGACGGGATTGCGGCTGCCGGAAACACTGCATCATCGCTTGCCGCAGACCATCGAGGAGGGCGAGGAGTTTGGCAAGAACTGGCAGTTCAAAGATTGCTGTAGATGCGCTCAAAAGCC AGAGATTTTATCTCAACCTGCGTCGTACGAGAACCTGGATGTCCTGGCTGGATCCTCCACCAATGCTTCTGAGGTGGAATTGGAGCTGCGGGACAGTCGACGGGTTCGGGAGCCGGCTCCCCGCATTGACGAGCGTACGCCCCTGGACACAACGGCCAGTGGAAGTGGGCGACCTGTTCATCGGCCCTCGATGAAGCGATTAGTGCGCCAAATGAGCGTCATGGACACCCAGAGGACGCATGATGGCACCATGCAGTTGACTCATTGGATCTAA
- the TM9SF2 gene encoding transmembrane 9 superfamily protein member 2, isoform B, translated as MILLSGLLPLLGVVLLHLATPTQAFYLPGLAPVNFCKKTDVSSTCKSEILLYVNRLNTEESVIPYEYHHFDFCLGEEQNSPVENLGQVVFGERIRPGPYKIQFLENQQCATTCVKTYKGDDPASNRRMMVLKKGISLNYQHHWIVDNMPVTWCYPLENGKQYCGIGFPMGCLVRSDGEGCPINSIYNQPMHYYPFNHVDLEITYHSGQSEDWGIQFGNSGRIISVKVTPKSIKHTDKENPNCLSTEPLAISENSLKAGEQLEIVYTYSVKFVKNDSIKWSSRWDYILESMPHTNIQWFSILNSLVIVLFLSGMVAMIMLRTLHKDIARYNQMDSGEDAQEEFGWKLVHGDVFRPPRKGMLLSVFLGSGVQVLVMAMITLAFACLGFLSPANRGALMTCSMVLFVSLGTPAGYVSARIYKSFGGLKWKSNVILTSIVCPGVVFSLFFVMNLVLWGENSSGAVPFSTLIALLALWFGVSVPLTFVGAYFGFRKRALEHPVRTNQIPRQIPDQSIYTQPIPGIVMGGVLPFGCIFIQLFFILSSLWSSQIYYMFGFLFLVFVILVITCSETTILLCYFHLCAEDYHWWWRSFLTSGFTAVYLFIYCCHYFVTKLSIKDSASTFLYFGYTAIMVFLFFLLTGTIGFFACFWFIRKIYSVVKVD; from the exons ATGATCCTGCTATCCGGACTTCTGCCGCTCCTGGGCGTCGTTCTCTTGCACCTTGCGACCCCGACACAGGCCTTCTATCTGCCCGGACTGGCACCGGTCAATTTCTGCAAGAAAACCGACGTCTCATCCACATGCAAG TCGGAAATCTTGTTGTACGTCAACCGCTTAAACACTGAGGAATCCGTAATACCCTATGAGTACCATCACTTCGACTTTTGTTTGGGCGAGGAGCAGAACTCACCGGTGGAGAATCTGGGACAGGTTGTGTTCGGAGAGCGAATTCGTCCAGGACCCTATAAAATTCAGTTCTTGGAAAACCAGCAATGTGCGACC ACCTGTGTCAAGACTTACAAAGGAGACGATCCGGCTAGCAACCGTCGTATGATGGTTCTTAAGAAAGGAATCAGCTTGAACTACCAACATCATTGGATTGTGGACAACATGCCGGTTACATGGTGCTACCCACTGGAGAACGGCAAGCAATACTGCGGAATTGGTTTTCCCATGGGTTGTCTAGTTCGCAGTGATGGCGAGGGTTGTCCCATCAACTCTATATATAACCAGCCAATGCATTATTATCCATTCAACCATGTGGATCTCGAGATTACTTATCACAGTGGACAGTCGGAGGACTGGGGAATTCAGTTCGGCAACAGTGGACGCATAATCTCTGTAAAAGTGACTCCCAAATCTATTAAGCACACCGATAAGGAAAACCCCAATTGCTTGAGCACAGAGCCACTGGCAATCAGTGAGAACTCTTTAAAGGCTGGAGAACAGCTGGAAATTGTCTACACGTACAGCGTGAAGTTTGTAAAGAACGATTCTATCAAATGGTCATCACGTTGGGACTACATTTTGGAATCCATGCCGCACACGAATATCCAGTGGTTCTCCATTCTCAACTCCCTGGTTATTGTCCTTTTCCTGAGTGGCATGGTGGCAATGATAATGCTGCGTACGTTGCACAAAGATATAGCCCGCTATAATCAGATGGATAGCGGTGAGGATGCCCAGGAGGAGTTTGGCTGGAAACTGGTACATGGTGATGTGTTCAGGCCGCCGCGGAAGGGCATGCTGTTGTCGGTATTCCTGGGTTCGGGTGTACAGGTGCTTGTGATGGCCATGATCACCTTAGCATTTGCCTGCCTGGGATTCTTGTCCCCAGCCAATCGGGGAGCCCTGATGACCTGTTCCATGGTCTTGTTTGTTTCGTTGGGTACACCGGCTGGTTACGTGTCTGCGCGTATCTACAAGAGTTTCGGTGGGCTGAAATGGAAGAGTAATGTCATCCTTACCTCGATCGTTTGCCCTGG tgTGGTCTTCTCATTGTTCTTCGTCATGAACCTGGTGCTGTGGGGGGAAAATAGCTCCGGAGCTGTGCCATTTAGCACGCTAATTGCTctgcttgccttgtggtttGGCGTCTCTGTGCCACTAACCTTTGTAGGAGCTTACTTTGGATTCCGCAAGCGC GCATTGGAGCACCCTGTGCGTACCAACCAGATTCCCCGTCAGATTCCGGACCAATCGATCTACACACAGCCTATTCCTGGAATCGTTATGGGCGGCGTTCTACCCTTTGGCTGCATCTTCATTCAGCTGTTCTTTATCCTGAGCTCGCTGTGGTCCAGCCAGATTTACTACATGTTCGGTTTTCTGTTCCTGGTCTTTGTCATATTGGTCATCACATGCTCGGAGACCACCATTCTGCTGTGCTACTTTCACTTGTGTGCGGAGGACTATCACTGGTGGTGGCGCTCCTTCCTGACGTCCGGCTTCACAGCAGTCTATCTGTTCATATACTGCTGCCACTACTTCGTCACAAAGCTTTCGATCAAGGACAGTGCCTCGACGTTCCTGTATTTCGGCTACACGGCCATTATGGTATTCCTGTTCTTCTTGCTGACCGGCACCATCGGGTTCTTCGCGTGCTTTTGGTTCATACGTAAGATCTACAGTGTTGTCAAGGTGGATTAA
- the Fs(2)Ket gene encoding female sterile (2) ketel, isoform D, giving the protein MTSDIAMQLIAILEKTVSPDKNELLSAKNFLEQAAASNLPEFLKALSEILVNTANSAVARMAAGLQLKNHLTSKDEKVSQQYQDRWHQFPSEIRELIKNNILAALGTENTRPSCAAQCVAYVAVIELPINRWPMLIQTLVNKVVSEGSSEMHRESALEAIGYICQDIRFGVMENQSNDVLTAIIHGMRKVEPSNHVRLAATTALHNSLEFTKSNFEKDMERNFIMEVVCEATQCQDSQICVAALQCLVKIMTLYYQYMEPYMAQALFPITLAAMKSDNDAVALQGIEFWSNVCDEEIDLAIESQEATDQGRAPQRVSKHYARGALQFLTPVLVEKLTKQDECDDEDTWSPAKAASVCLMVLATCCEDEIVPHVLPFIKENIESPNWRFRDAAVMTFGSVLNGLETNTLKPLVEQAMPTLIRLMYDSSVIVRDTIAWTFGRICDIIPEAAINETYLQTLLECFVKSLKSEPRVAANVCWAFIGLSDAAWEAAVTNDGETPETYALSPYFEYIITQLLETTDRSDGAQANLRCAAYQALMDMIKNSPLDCYLVVQRTTLVILERLNQVMQMETQINNHSDRHQFNDLQSLLCATLQSVLRKVHEQDAPQISDAIMTALLTMFNSSAGKSGVVQEEAFLAVSTLVELLGAQFAKYMPAFKDFLVMGLKNFQEYQVCCAAVGLTGDIFRALKDLMVPYSNEIMTVLINNLTEPTIHRTVKPQVLSAFGDIALSIGNHFLPYLSMVLDMLRVASNLQTDANNFDMNEYINELRESILEAYTGIIQGLKGVDQTAHTDVMHMEPHLMHIISFIKRIAQEGDVSDSMLASAAGFIGDLCTSFGPRLYPLLDDAIITQFLAEGKRSKAQRTKMLCTWAVKEIKKINTQVITQ; this is encoded by the exons ATGACTTCCGATATCGCCATGCAATTGATTGCCATTTTGGAAAAGACGGTGTCGCCAG ACAAAAATGAGCTGCTATCGGCGAAGAACTTTCTGGAGCAGGCGGCGGCCAGCAACCTGCCCGAGTTTCTCAAGGCGCTGTCAGAGATACTGGTGAACACGGCCAACAGTGCGGTGGCGCGAATGGCAGCCGGTCTCCAGCTGAAGAACCACCTGACCAGCAAGGACGAGAAGGTCAGCCAACAGTACCAGGATCGCTGGCATCAGTTTCCCAGCGAGATCCGCGAGTTGATCAAGAATAAC ATCCTGGCTGCTTTGGGTACCGAGAACACCCGACCCTCCTGCGCCGCCCAGTGCGTGGCCTATGTGGCCGTGATTGAGCTGCCGATAAACCGCTGGCCCATGCTCATCCAGACACTGGTGAACAAGGTGGTCAGCGAAGGATCCAGCGAGATGCATCGCGAGTCGGCGCTGGAGGCCATTGGCTACATTTGCCAGGACATTCGTTTCGGCGTCATGGAGAACCAGTCGAACGATGTGCTGACTGCTATTATTCACGGCATGAGAAAGGTAGAGCCGAGCAATCATGTACGCTTGGCGGCCACCACGGCCCTTCACAACTCGTTGGAGTTCACCAAATCGAACTTTGAGAAAGACATGGAGCGCAACTTCATCATGGAGGTGGTGTGCGAGGCCACTCAGTGCCAGGACTCGCAAATCTGCGTTGCCGCTCTGCAGTGCCTGGTGAAGATTATGACCCTTTATTACCAGTACATGGAGCCCTACATGGCACAGGCTCTTTTCCCTATTACTTTGGCGGCCATGAAGTCTGATAACGATGCTGTAGCGCTGCAGGGCATAGAGTTCTGGTCGAACGTCTGCGATGAGGAGATAGATCTGGCCATCGAAAGCCAGGAGGCCACTGATCAGGGCCGCGCTCCGCAGAGAGTGTCCAAGCACTATGCTCGAGGTGCTCTGCAGTTCCTGACGCCTGTGCTCGTCGAGAAATTAACCAAGCAGGACGAGTGCGATGACGAGGACACCTGGAGCCCGGCGAAGGCCGCCTCCGTTTGCCTCATGGTGCTGGCCACATGTTGCGAGGACGAGATCGTGCCACATGTGCTTCCCTTCATCAAGGAGAACATCGAGTCACCTAATTGGCGATTCCGCGACGCAGCGGTAATGACTTTCGGCTCCGTGCTGAATGGATTGGAGACCAATACCTTAAAGCCGCTCGTGGAGCAAGCCATGCCCACGCTCATTCGACTGATGTACGACTCCAGCGTTATCGTGCGCGATACCATCGCCTGGACCTTCGGACGTATTTGCGAT ATAATTCCCGAGGCGGCTATCAACGAGACATATCTTCAAACGCTTTTGGAGTGCTTCGTGAAGAGCCTAAAGTCAGAGCCGCGTGTAGCAGCCAACGTGTGTTGGGCCTTCATTGGACTTTCCGATGCAGCTTGGGAGGCAGCGGTCACCAACGACGGAGAGACTCCGGAGACGTACGCCCTGTCCCCGTACTTTGAGTACATCATTACCCAGTTGCTGGAGACCACTGATCGATCGGACGGAGCTCAAGCCAATTTGCGATGTGCTGCTTATCAGGCACTTATGGATATGATCAAGAACTCTCCCTTGGATTGCTACTTGGTGGTCCAGCGCACCACGCTGGTGATTTTGGAGCGCTTGAACCAGGTGATGCAGATGGAAACGCAGATTAACAATCACAGCGATCGTCATCAGTTCAACGATCTACAATCGCTTCTGTGCGCCACTCTGCAAAGCGTTTTGAGAAAGGTCCACGAGCAGGATGCGCCTCAAATTTCCGATGCCATTATGACCGCTCTGCTGACCATGTTCAATTCAAGTGCTGGAAAGTCGGGTGTAGTGCAGGAGGAGGCCTTCCTTGCCGTTTCGACATTGGTTGAGCTTTTGGGAGCTCAGTTCGCCAAGTACATGCCCGCTTTCAAGGACTTCCTCGTCATGGGTCTGAAGAACTTCCAGGAGTACCAGGTCTGCTGCGCAGCTGTTGGTCTCACCGGCGACATTTTCCGCGCCCTTAAGGACCTAATGGTGCCCTATTCCAACGAAATTATGACCGTATTGATAAACAATCTAACGGAGCCGACTATCCATCGAACCGTCAAGCCCCAGGTTCTGTCTGCTTTCGGAGATATTGCGTTGAGCATTGGCAACCACTTCCTGCCATATTTGAGCATGGTCCTAGATATGTTGCGCGTTGCGTCCAATCTGCAG ACGGACGCCAACAACTTCGATATGAACGAATACATCAACGAGCTGCGTGAAAGCATCCTTGAAGCCTACACTGGCATCATCCAGGGCCTTAAGGGCGTTGACCAGACTGCCCATACAGACGTTATGCACATGGAGCCCCACCTGATGCACATTATTTCGTTCATCAAGCGCATCGCTCAGGAGGGCGACGTGTCCGACTCAATGTTGGCCAGTGCCGCTGGCTTCATTGGCGATCTGTGCACTTCGTTTGGTCCGCGGCTATACCCGCTGCTGGATGATGCCATCATTACCCAATTCCTTGCCGAGGGCAAGCGCTCCAAGGCGCAGCGCACCAAGATGCTGTGCACCTGGGCCGTCAAagagataaaaaaaatcaataccCAGGTCATCACGCAGTAG